The Polyangium mundeleinium genome contains the following window.
GTCGTGCCGTCCTTCGCGGGCAGCGCCGCGAGTTTTGCGTTCCCTCTTGCGGTCGTGATCGTCTTCGTCGCGATGGCCCTGCTCGAACGCACCCGGCTCGGTCGGGAGATCCGCTGGGTCGGGTTTCGCCCCGAGGCTTGCCGCGCCGAGGGCATCGACGTCGAGCGGCGCTTGCTCCTCGCGATGCTCCTCTCCGGCGCGATCGCGGCGCTCGCCGTCTCCTCGACGGCGCTCGGGTACAAGGGGTACTACGAGCTCGGCCTCGGCGCGGGCGCGGGGTGGAGCGGCATCGCGGTCGCCATGCTCGGCCGCGGCAAGGCCGTCGGCATCGTCCTCGCCGCGATCTTCCTCGGCACGCTGGAGCAAGCCGGCCTCGCGGTGAACGCGCGTGTCCCGAAGGAGGCGATGGACGTCCTCGAAGCGACGCTCATCGTCCTCGTCGCCGTCGCGAGCCGCGTCGCGTTCAAGGGCGCGCGCGCCGCGACGAACGAAGGCCCCGAGCCTGCACCTCCCCGCGACAAACCTACCCCCACGCCTGCCTCCGAGGAGGCCCGCTCGTGAGCTCGATCTTCTCCCTCACCATGCTCGCCGAGTCGATCCGCATTGCCGTGCCGTACACGTGCGCGGCGATCGGCGGCGTGTGGGCCGAGCGCGCGGGCGTCATCCAGATCGGCCTCGAAGGCATCCTGCTCACGGGCGCGTTCACCGCGGTCGCCGTCACGCACGCGACGAACAGCCCCACGCTTGGCCTCGTCGCGGCGATCGGCGCTGGCATCGCGCTCTCGCTCGGCCACGGCCAGCTCACCGAGCGCGCCCGCGTTCATGCCGTCATCAGCGGCATCGCCTTGAACCTCTTCGCGCTCGCCGCGACCCGCATGGGCCTGCGCGCCCTCTACGACAGCGCCT
Protein-coding sequences here:
- a CDS encoding ABC transporter permease, giving the protein MNDKRVRALLPIVLAIAGGILIFNLIAFAFGEAPASALRLAFEGTWGTPYGLGQVLFKATPLLFTGLAFEVALRAGLFNIGAEGQLALASLVGGLVASKLPASLPMPIALPIVLATAAAVGAFVAFIPAILRARRGVHEIITAIMVNRIVDAILPWTFSTVLGSSTLRTADIAPGAALPRLDRVVPSFAGSAASFAFPLAVVIVFVAMALLERTRLGREIRWVGFRPEACRAEGIDVERRLLLAMLLSGAIAALAVSSTALGYKGYYELGLGAGAGWSGIAVAMLGRGKAVGIVLAAIFLGTLEQAGLAVNARVPKEAMDVLEATLIVLVAVASRVAFKGARAATNEGPEPAPPRDKPTPTPASEEARS